One window of the Chloroflexota bacterium genome contains the following:
- a CDS encoding clan AA aspartic protease has protein sequence MAQYDSEQFDPPAPIAIVVIRNPETQSSALNVPMLIDTGADVTLIPRAVAEQLGLATADDGLYELSSFNGGLSSAVAVQAELQFLRRTFRGQFLLIDQPIGILGRNVLNTVRLVLDGPRLSWDEA, from the coding sequence ATGGCCCAATACGACTCTGAGCAATTTGATCCGCCCGCGCCGATTGCGATTGTGGTAATACGCAACCCCGAAACGCAGTCCAGCGCATTGAACGTGCCGATGCTGATTGACACTGGCGCTGATGTGACGCTCATTCCTCGAGCGGTTGCCGAGCAACTTGGCCTCGCTACAGCAGATGACGGTCTCTATGAATTGTCGAGCTTCAATGGCGGGTTGAGTTCAGCCGTTGCTGTTCAAGCTGAACTGCAATTTTTGCGGCGAACCTTTCGCGGGCAATTCCTTCTGATTGACCAACCCATCGGCATTCTTGGCCGAAACGTTCTCAATACCGTGCGCCTTGTGCTTGATGGCCCACGATTAAGTTGGGACGAGGCGTAA
- a CDS encoding glutamate--tRNA ligase, which yields MSDLKPARVRFAPSPTGTLHVAGARTALYNYLLAKQTGGQFILRIEDTDQTRFVPGAMEEQMDGLRWLGVHWDEGPDVGGPHAPYIQSQRADIYRAHAEQLVESGKAYYCFCAKERLETLRREQQALKRQSRYDGHCRDIPLDEAKARKAGGESGVIRFKVPESGKTTVHDLIRGGITVDNSTLDDFIILKSDGLSLYHLAAMVDDHLMGITHVLRGSEWIPSLPKHALLLRAFGWDEPQWVHLSVFLKPSGKGKMSKRESANLKAEEGHSIFVRDMHELGYLPEAVRNWIALMGWSLDDKTDVISLDEMIAGFSLERLNPAPAGVNFDKLDYFNGLYIRNLPQAELAARIKPYFDQAGLKTDEAALSRIVPLIQVRIATLDEAVDMAGFFFRETVTPTTESLIPKGLTAAGALSALQKSVALLQSLPVLDHATAEQPMRALAEELNLKPGQLFGILRAAVTGQTVSPPLFETMALLNREVVFNRLAQAEELLRQTSGDKRQGDV from the coding sequence ATGTCCGACTTGAAACCCGCCCGCGTTCGTTTTGCGCCCTCGCCTACCGGAACCCTGCACGTGGCCGGGGCGCGCACCGCCCTCTACAACTACCTGCTCGCCAAACAAACCGGCGGCCAGTTCATCCTGCGCATCGAAGACACCGACCAGACGCGCTTTGTGCCCGGCGCGATGGAAGAGCAAATGGACGGCCTGCGCTGGCTGGGCGTGCACTGGGACGAGGGGCCGGACGTGGGCGGCCCGCACGCGCCTTACATTCAGAGCCAGCGGGCCGACATTTACCGCGCCCATGCCGAGCAGTTGGTGGAAAGCGGCAAAGCCTATTACTGCTTCTGCGCCAAAGAGCGGCTGGAGACCCTGCGCCGCGAACAGCAGGCCCTCAAGCGCCAGTCGCGTTACGACGGCCACTGCCGGGACATTCCGCTCGATGAAGCCAAAGCGCGCAAGGCTGGCGGCGAGTCTGGTGTCATCCGCTTCAAGGTTCCCGAAAGCGGCAAGACCACGGTTCACGATCTGATTCGCGGCGGCATCACCGTAGACAACAGCACCCTCGACGACTTCATTATCCTCAAGTCGGACGGACTCTCGCTCTATCATCTGGCGGCGATGGTGGACGATCATTTGATGGGCATCACCCACGTGTTGCGCGGCTCCGAGTGGATACCGTCTCTGCCCAAACACGCCCTCCTCCTTCGCGCCTTCGGCTGGGACGAGCCGCAGTGGGTGCATCTCTCGGTCTTCCTCAAGCCGAGCGGCAAGGGCAAGATGAGCAAACGCGAGAGCGCCAACCTCAAGGCCGAAGAGGGCCACTCGATCTTCGTCCGCGACATGCACGAGCTGGGCTACCTGCCGGAGGCCGTGCGCAACTGGATTGCCCTGATGGGCTGGAGTCTGGACGACAAGACCGACGTGATCTCGCTGGACGAGATGATCGCCGGTTTCAGCCTGGAGCGCCTCAACCCGGCCCCCGCCGGCGTGAACTTCGACAAGCTCGACTACTTCAACGGCCTGTACATTCGCAACCTGCCCCAGGCCGAGTTGGCGGCGCGCATCAAGCCCTATTTTGATCAGGCCGGATTGAAGACCGACGAGGCCGCCCTGAGCCGGATCGTGCCCCTCATCCAGGTTCGCATCGCCACCCTGGACGAGGCGGTGGACATGGCCGGGTTCTTTTTCCGGGAGACGGTGACACCGACGACCGAGTCGTTGATTCCTAAAGGCCTCACGGCGGCGGGCGCGCTGTCCGCTCTGCAAAAGTCCGTTGCTCTGCTTCAGTCACTGCCCGTTCTCGATCACGCCACCGCCGAGCAACCGATGCGGGCGCTGGCCGAAGAACTCAACCTCAAACCCGGCCAACTGTTCGGCATTCTGCGGGCCGCCGTCACCGGCCAAACCGTCAGCCCGCCGCTGTTTGAGACCATGGCCTTGTTGAACAGAGAAGTGGTGTTCAACCGTTTAGCGCAGGCAGAAGAACTGCTTCGTCAAACGTCAGGCGATAAACGTCAAGGAGACGTTTGA
- a CDS encoding glycosyltransferase family 2 protein, giving the protein MNIAIIIPALNEAENLPRLIATIPRDAEDRVEVIVADNGSTDNTVAVAGEAGARVVSEPRRGYGFACAAGVRAAESAEVIVFLDGDWSSDPAELPALLAPLRNGSADLVLGSRLLEGEREREAMLPHQRFGNWLTAWLMRRLYGVAVTDLGPYRAIRADLLANLDMREMTFGWPTEMMVKAARRGARIVEVPVSHHPRLAGKSKVSGTVRGSLLAAYFILRTTVRYAR; this is encoded by the coding sequence ATGAACATCGCCATCATCATCCCCGCCCTCAACGAAGCCGAGAACTTGCCCAGACTGATCGCAACGATTCCGCGAGACGCCGAGGATCGGGTGGAAGTAATTGTGGCCGACAACGGCTCGACGGACAACACGGTAGCAGTTGCCGGGGAAGCCGGGGCGCGCGTGGTAAGCGAACCGCGCCGGGGTTACGGCTTCGCCTGCGCCGCCGGAGTGCGCGCTGCCGAGTCCGCTGAGGTCATCGTCTTTCTCGACGGCGATTGGAGTTCTGACCCGGCGGAATTGCCCGCCCTGCTTGCGCCTCTGCGAAACGGCTCTGCCGATCTGGTGCTAGGCTCGCGCCTGCTGGAAGGCGAGCGCGAACGCGAGGCCATGTTGCCCCACCAGCGCTTTGGCAACTGGCTGACGGCCTGGTTGATGCGCCGACTCTACGGCGTGGCCGTCACCGACTTAGGCCCCTACCGCGCCATTCGCGCCGACCTGTTGGCGAATCTGGACATGCGCGAAATGACGTTTGGCTGGCCGACGGAGATGATGGTCAAGGCCGCCCGGCGCGGGGCCAGAATCGTGGAAGTGCCGGTGAGCCACCACCCGCGCCTGGCCGGGAAGTCGAAGGTGAGCGGCACGGTGCGTGGCTCACTGCTGGCGGCGTATTTTATTTTGAGGACGACGGTGAGGTATGCGAGATGA
- a CDS encoding YeeE/YedE family protein, with translation MNTFALLALGALIGLPLGYVMQRTRLCFNSAYRTALLQKDFTLLRMILLAILIQMVGLYTLAQFGLGGVSVNVVPFFIVANILGGFVFGIAMTFAEGCSSTVWYRVGNGNLGALVTLIGFAIGEWIVETWDPLAAIRGPELKPDSGAIATLPNFLGLSPWLIVIPLALLAAAWLWRVRSSTSNYLGGWNWRLGGLLLGLIGTAAWLVAWPTGWHYGVGVVGATGPWVSALFKGLAVLNWGSFMIAAMPFGALVAALQYREFKWQVPNLPSTVRMTLAGLIMGVSATFAGGCNIGHGFSGLPTLALSSIVATLFTFLGATVGVYWRFIRPQPIRLHEVTRSDTKI, from the coding sequence ATGAACACGTTCGCCCTTCTCGCTCTTGGCGCCCTCATCGGCCTGCCGCTCGGCTACGTCATGCAACGCACCCGCCTGTGCTTCAACTCGGCCTACCGCACCGCGCTTTTGCAGAAAGACTTCACGCTTCTGCGAATGATCCTGCTCGCCATCCTCATTCAAATGGTCGGCCTGTACACGCTGGCGCAGTTCGGCCTCGGCGGGGTGAGCGTGAACGTCGTGCCGTTCTTCATCGTTGCCAACATCCTCGGCGGCTTTGTCTTCGGTATTGCCATGACGTTCGCCGAAGGTTGCTCCAGCACAGTCTGGTATCGCGTGGGCAACGGCAACCTCGGCGCGCTGGTGACGTTGATCGGCTTTGCGATTGGCGAATGGATCGTAGAGACCTGGGATCCGCTGGCGGCGATTCGTGGCCCGGAACTCAAACCCGACTCGGGAGCAATCGCCACCCTTCCCAACTTCCTCGGCCTCTCGCCCTGGCTCATCGTGATCCCGCTTGCGCTCCTCGCCGCCGCGTGGCTGTGGCGCGTGCGCTCGTCAACGTCAAACTATCTTGGCGGTTGGAACTGGCGATTAGGCGGACTCTTGCTTGGACTGATCGGCACAGCGGCCTGGCTCGTGGCCTGGCCGACTGGCTGGCATTACGGCGTTGGCGTGGTTGGGGCGACCGGCCCCTGGGTGTCGGCCTTGTTCAAAGGGCTGGCCGTCTTGAACTGGGGAAGCTTCATGATCGCCGCCATGCCCTTCGGCGCGCTCGTCGCCGCGTTGCAATATCGTGAGTTCAAGTGGCAAGTGCCAAACTTGCCCAGCACCGTTCGTATGACTCTAGCGGGGTTGATCATGGGCGTGAGCGCCACGTTTGCCGGCGGGTGCAACATCGGTCATGGCTTCAGCGGCCTGCCCACGCTGGCTCTGTCGTCCATCGTCGCCACGCTCTTCACTTTTCTCGGCGCAACGGTTGGAGTTTATTGGCGATTTATCAGGCCACAGCCGATTCGACTCCACGAAGTCACACGAAGTGATACAAAGATATAA